From a region of the Marinomonas mediterranea MMB-1 genome:
- the yacG gene encoding DNA gyrase inhibitor YacG gives MSSSESTPRIACPTCGTKSPWSTKNQNRPFCSDRCKLIDLGEWANESYAIPQQTSEEDEIFSEDLVVQQNRSFL, from the coding sequence ATGAGCAGTAGTGAATCTACACCGCGAATAGCCTGCCCTACCTGCGGAACGAAATCCCCTTGGTCTACAAAAAACCAAAATAGACCGTTTTGCAGTGATCGCTGTAAGTTAATTGATCTTGGTGAATGGGCAAATGAGAGTTACGCAATTCCCCAGCAAACTTCAGAAGAAGATGAAATATTTTCGGAAGACCTTGTTGTTCAGCAAAACAGATCATTCCTTTAG
- a CDS encoding prepilin peptidase, producing the protein MDINVALPILYTVFVFIIGSAVSSFTWRFPLRSEREWQLEAKHILESSRDTSSAHKTLESDIDTPPSFTSGRSICPKCNHTLGFLDLIPVLSFILHKGRCRHCESPISPRYLLIEISFAVISFPLILLTSSPLQFASLFLIFLSLFIAAVIDIENKWIPDECSLMIIASSFVALLLNAQPLADNVLGLICGYALVYFLRLFYLHFRQIEAIGLGDAKLLAAIGAWLGFSNLPYVIMFAASLGMIGALIIRATRSTRIPFGPFLVISSISLFYYLRLT; encoded by the coding sequence TTGGATATTAACGTCGCACTACCAATACTCTACACAGTTTTTGTATTCATTATAGGAAGTGCGGTGAGTAGTTTTACATGGCGCTTCCCTCTTCGCAGCGAAAGAGAGTGGCAGCTCGAAGCGAAACATATTTTGGAGTCTTCTCGTGACACGAGCTCTGCACACAAAACCTTAGAGAGTGACATCGATACACCACCCTCTTTCACTTCAGGTAGATCAATTTGTCCAAAATGCAATCACACGTTAGGTTTTTTAGACCTAATCCCTGTTCTAAGCTTCATCCTTCACAAGGGCCGTTGCCGACATTGCGAAAGCCCTATTTCGCCGAGATATCTTCTGATTGAGATTAGTTTTGCAGTGATCTCATTCCCACTCATTTTACTTACGTCATCCCCCTTGCAATTCGCGTCCCTATTTCTCATATTTTTAAGTCTATTCATTGCGGCCGTCATAGACATTGAAAACAAATGGATACCGGATGAATGCTCCCTAATGATAATAGCTAGCTCGTTTGTCGCTCTTTTGCTTAACGCACAACCTTTAGCAGATAACGTGCTTGGCCTTATTTGTGGGTACGCATTAGTGTATTTTTTAAGACTTTTTTATCTGCACTTTCGACAAATAGAAGCGATTGGATTAGGAGACGCAAAGCTATTGGCTGCCATTGGCGCTTGGTTAGGGTTTTCCAACCTCCCTTATGTCATTATGTTTGCTGCCTCCTTAGGCATGATTGGCGCCTTGATAATAAGGGCAACGCGGTCAACAAGAATTCCATTTGGTCCATTTTTAGTAATATCTTCTATTAGTCTATTTTATTATTTAAGGTTAACTTAA
- a CDS encoding response regulator, with the protein MNPEDFSKKKALLIEDMAEARIMQKKMLTDFGFKSIDIAMKAETAIELLKSHKYDIILSDYNLGKGKDGQQLLEEVRYSHLIKNTSTYLMVTAETSIEMVMGAIEYQPDGYITKPFSQATLQRRLSKLIAMKDKLRDVNVALDAKDYAKAIVEANKVATNHPSLASKCGRIIGDCLLTLERYKEALSVFDSHLKERKMPWALFGKAKANYYLERLDKAESGFRQLMLDNKFFVNSYDWLAKTLVKRGDLEEAQSVLVDAVMRSPKNLLRQIELGKLSMTVDDSTTAEMSFRRAVFLAKNSCFNDADVYVDHLRSIVAIAEAGEFTPRQRDNFNATLKKIHQQFFEDPTVRAHTYQSEVSLYNANGDEKTAKQLLEMWRHEAESGMASEPDNEFKQKFSNLF; encoded by the coding sequence ATGAACCCAGAAGACTTTTCTAAAAAGAAAGCTCTGTTAATCGAAGATATGGCCGAAGCCAGAATCATGCAGAAAAAAATGCTGACTGATTTTGGCTTTAAATCTATCGATATCGCTATGAAGGCAGAGACAGCTATTGAGCTCCTGAAAAGTCATAAATACGATATTATTCTATCCGACTATAATTTAGGAAAAGGCAAGGATGGTCAACAGCTCCTTGAAGAAGTCAGGTATTCACATCTTATAAAAAACACCTCAACCTACCTTATGGTCACTGCTGAGACATCAATTGAAATGGTAATGGGCGCCATTGAATATCAGCCAGATGGCTACATTACAAAACCTTTTTCCCAAGCAACTCTTCAGCGCCGCTTAAGTAAGCTCATTGCCATGAAAGATAAGCTGAGAGACGTAAACGTCGCATTAGACGCCAAAGATTACGCAAAGGCGATTGTCGAAGCCAACAAGGTTGCAACAAATCATCCTTCATTAGCGAGTAAATGTGGTCGAATTATTGGTGATTGCTTGCTAACGCTAGAGCGATACAAAGAAGCACTCAGCGTCTTTGACAGCCACCTTAAAGAACGCAAAATGCCCTGGGCTCTATTTGGCAAAGCTAAAGCGAACTATTACCTCGAGCGACTTGATAAAGCCGAATCTGGTTTTAGACAATTGATGCTAGACAATAAATTCTTCGTTAATTCCTATGACTGGCTCGCCAAAACACTCGTAAAAAGAGGTGACCTAGAAGAAGCTCAGTCGGTTTTGGTCGATGCAGTAATGCGCTCACCGAAAAACTTATTGAGGCAAATAGAGCTCGGTAAGTTAAGCATGACCGTCGACGATAGTACAACCGCAGAGATGTCCTTTAGACGTGCAGTATTTCTTGCAAAGAACTCCTGTTTCAATGACGCGGATGTTTACGTTGATCACTTACGCTCTATCGTTGCGATTGCAGAGGCAGGAGAGTTTACGCCACGACAACGAGATAACTTTAATGCGACGTTAAAGAAAATACACCAACAATTCTTTGAAGATCCCACAGTAAGAGCTCACACTTATCAATCAGAAGTGTCGCTATATAATGCAAACGGTGACGAAAAAACAGCGAAGCAGCTTCTAGAAATGTGGAGGCACGAAGCAGAAAGTGGTATGGCGTCCGAGCCGGACAACGAATTCAAACAAAAATTCAGCAACTTGTTCTAA
- a CDS encoding GspE/PulE family protein, which translates to MTLEHLLSESLQLGATDIHIHSLKTNMVIQRRISGVLREAAHTVKTLNLINRIKVLSNLETSETKKIQEGQFIFSHDGEEIPVRVSILATTRGEKAALRLLPQKSLKPIAELGLTNAQQNSLIKATTLHSGLCLVCGSTGAGKTTTLYSCLQHVNGGEKSIFTIEDPAEYPIPGAFQCEPNLKIQQDSKRILKSLLRQDPDIIMIGELRDAESADLAVSAALTGHLVLATIHANSAIDVIHRFKHWNVDYFSFASSLNIIVHQFMTYQQSAANPIFSTLSPAWTTMPSSYDAMHQNMHLWKINEGKTVAKRGEQ; encoded by the coding sequence ATGACACTCGAACATTTACTCTCCGAGTCACTTCAGTTGGGTGCTACGGACATCCATATACATTCACTGAAAACCAACATGGTTATTCAAAGGCGTATTAGCGGAGTTCTCCGTGAAGCTGCACATACTGTAAAGACACTAAATCTAATCAACCGCATTAAGGTACTCTCGAACTTAGAAACGTCTGAAACAAAAAAGATTCAAGAAGGCCAATTCATATTTTCTCATGATGGGGAGGAAATTCCCGTTCGAGTAAGCATCTTGGCCACAACACGAGGAGAGAAAGCCGCATTACGACTCCTGCCGCAAAAGTCGCTTAAGCCAATCGCCGAACTTGGACTCACCAATGCACAACAAAACTCACTCATCAAAGCGACCACCTTGCATTCGGGGCTGTGCTTAGTTTGTGGATCAACCGGAGCAGGGAAAACAACCACTCTATACTCTTGCTTACAACACGTTAACGGTGGCGAGAAATCGATTTTTACTATTGAAGACCCTGCTGAATATCCAATCCCCGGCGCATTTCAATGCGAACCGAACTTAAAAATTCAACAAGACAGCAAAAGAATACTAAAGTCCCTTCTCCGACAAGATCCCGATATTATTATGATCGGAGAACTAAGAGATGCAGAGAGCGCAGACCTTGCGGTATCTGCTGCGCTCACCGGACACCTAGTTCTTGCCACCATTCATGCGAATTCTGCCATTGATGTTATTCACCGATTCAAGCATTGGAATGTTGACTACTTTTCATTTGCCAGCTCGTTAAACATCATTGTCCATCAGTTCATGACATACCAGCAAAGCGCTGCGAACCCTATATTCAGCACATTATCACCCGCTTGGACAACAATGCCTTCCAGCTACGACGCAATGCATCAGAATATGCACTTATGGAAAATTAACGAGGGCAAAACAGTAGCTAAGCGAGGTGAGCAGTAA
- a CDS encoding GntR family transcriptional regulator has translation MKLDLIDRIKSDILAGVFERGLPIRQQFLSERYGVSRIPVRDSLTQLKAEGWLVKAGKAGVMVPNLDAQVAEDLYWMRSILEPKLLSLAFANMTHEQLGKAKDTNLLLDNDTLLLIEKGKLNWQFHAILYAPANRVTLFETVQRLNIQAIQYLGFQYGPMSYRDVSQQEHQDMLRLIEERQYDEAQELLRAHILQAGIKLVDYLKAL, from the coding sequence TTGAAGCTTGATCTAATCGATAGAATTAAATCCGATATTCTTGCTGGTGTCTTTGAGAGAGGCTTACCTATTCGACAACAATTCTTGTCCGAGCGATATGGCGTGAGTCGTATCCCTGTAAGAGACAGTCTTACACAACTAAAAGCTGAGGGGTGGCTTGTTAAAGCTGGTAAAGCGGGTGTGATGGTGCCCAATTTGGATGCTCAGGTCGCAGAAGACTTATATTGGATGCGTTCGATATTGGAGCCTAAATTGCTCAGCTTGGCATTTGCTAACATGACTCACGAGCAACTGGGAAAAGCGAAAGATACGAATTTATTATTGGATAACGACACGTTATTGCTGATAGAAAAGGGCAAGTTAAATTGGCAATTTCATGCTATTTTGTATGCCCCAGCTAATCGAGTCACTTTGTTTGAAACGGTTCAGCGTTTGAATATCCAGGCAATTCAGTATCTAGGGTTTCAATACGGACCGATGTCGTATCGCGACGTTAGTCAGCAAGAACATCAAGATATGCTACGGTTAATAGAGGAGCGCCAATATGATGAGGCTCAAGAATTACTAAGAGCTCACATACTTCAAGCTGGAATAAAATTGGTTGATTATTTAAAAGCTCTCTAA
- a CDS encoding sensor histidine kinase encodes MKGKTLTQESSLSYPAFREVLPASVNDMKNSLSLVLQTLDLIQEDATNGIDLNALAMVQYEATRMQNTLTELQNFYLFERDLLTIQMNESYVVDIVEEQVAANATLWKTKNIQVDVAGDEDLCAYIDASLVSSVINIGLVNASRYTRDRVNVQVEQVEGSVLIAIDDNGDGYPDFILEKFSNLLAGDQASETSAQALAWYYCNAIMEIHKNHDLKGRIDLSNSSSLEGGRFEIYLP; translated from the coding sequence ATGAAGGGAAAAACGTTAACACAAGAGTCGAGCTTATCTTATCCTGCTTTTCGAGAAGTGTTGCCTGCTTCTGTCAATGATATGAAAAACTCTTTAAGTCTCGTCTTGCAAACATTGGACCTCATACAGGAGGACGCGACAAACGGTATCGACTTGAACGCGTTGGCGATGGTCCAGTATGAAGCAACTCGAATGCAGAATACGCTTACGGAACTACAAAATTTCTATTTGTTTGAAAGGGACCTGCTGACCATTCAGATGAATGAAAGCTATGTGGTAGACATCGTAGAAGAACAGGTTGCTGCCAATGCGACGCTATGGAAAACGAAAAATATACAGGTCGATGTCGCTGGAGATGAAGACCTATGCGCCTATATCGACGCTAGCCTTGTGTCGAGTGTTATTAACATAGGGTTGGTGAACGCCAGTAGATACACGCGTGATCGAGTTAACGTTCAGGTGGAGCAAGTTGAGGGCTCTGTATTGATTGCGATTGATGACAATGGCGATGGTTATCCCGATTTTATTCTTGAGAAGTTTTCGAACTTACTTGCTGGGGATCAAGCATCTGAAACAAGTGCGCAAGCGTTGGCTTGGTACTATTGCAATGCAATTATGGAAATACATAAGAACCACGATCTAAAAGGTAGGATTGATTTGAGTAACTCTAGCTCTCTTGAAGGCGGTCGTTTCGAAATATACCTCCCTTAG
- a CDS encoding putative metalloprotease CJM1_0395 family protein, giving the protein MSGSVSLSIESYSAYSSRQEGVAVSSNSVDTEDSIGLRAASDYSVTLSEESQQAFSDDAARQESNNVEDEPTIDSSKESDSTEQAESSDDSSPNELSEEEQQQVEKLQDRHDEVVTHEQAHASVGGQYAGSPQYSYEQGPDGQRYAVDGEVQIDVGKVSGDPEATIAKMEQVYRAALAPAEPSAADQNVAREAQSNIAEAKADIAKSTTETSSGSETVKSGENDSEAGKSNSEEPAQSGNTIDSSKATQVNSNQTLLSAYENSYTGNQSVFSAIA; this is encoded by the coding sequence ATGTCAGGTAGTGTATCTCTCTCCATTGAGTCATATTCAGCCTATTCCTCACGCCAGGAAGGTGTTGCTGTGTCTAGCAATAGTGTTGATACTGAGGATTCAATTGGATTAAGAGCGGCGAGCGATTACTCTGTCACACTGTCCGAAGAATCCCAACAGGCTTTCAGTGATGATGCTGCTCGTCAAGAAAGTAACAATGTAGAAGACGAGCCCACTATTGACTCAAGCAAGGAGTCAGATTCTACCGAACAAGCAGAGTCATCCGATGACAGCTCCCCAAATGAACTGTCTGAAGAAGAACAGCAGCAAGTAGAAAAACTTCAAGACCGACATGATGAGGTTGTTACCCATGAACAAGCTCACGCCAGTGTTGGTGGACAATATGCAGGCTCTCCGCAATATTCATATGAACAAGGCCCAGATGGACAAAGGTATGCTGTAGATGGTGAAGTTCAGATTGATGTTGGTAAAGTTTCTGGCGATCCAGAGGCAACCATTGCAAAAATGGAGCAAGTATACCGAGCAGCTCTTGCACCAGCTGAACCTTCCGCCGCTGATCAAAATGTCGCGAGAGAAGCGCAGTCTAATATAGCCGAAGCTAAAGCAGATATTGCCAAGAGCACTACAGAAACAAGCTCTGGAAGTGAGACGGTTAAATCTGGAGAAAATGATTCTGAGGCTGGCAAGTCCAACTCAGAAGAACCAGCACAATCTGGTAATACAATCGATTCTTCTAAAGCCACACAAGTAAATTCAAATCAGACTCTGTTATCTGCCTATGAAAATAGTTACACTGGCAACCAGAGCGTGTTTTCCGCTATCGCCTAG
- a CDS encoding response regulator has translation MVDSSFLAGKNTQKSPYAKMRALVADEFENSRQSIRKMLVALGLEQVDVISTGKGVIDSCRSKKYDLILCDFRLGGSKNGQQVFEELRDSKLLKSDAIFVIISAETSRDVVMGIMESQPDEYLGKPFTQGVLEKRLQRLFNQTKALSKMKVFLANNDYEKLVPLCKEHVSEEGRYSPWCKKALIDAYLGLERWQELEVLCKSELEVRDYDWAWLGLAKLAIARKQWDEAIKHLEHVLKLFPQAIAGYDLLAECFKEKGKLPEAQKVLEDALSISPRIHKRQRDMAVVSMENGDVQSALKASQHTLKLAVNSIHENPDDYIRLADALTESVQSTDNASERKRFSNEALSTLGQVSKRYTADDKVRLRKTLAESRLYASQGNVVLRDKCLQNASEQMKENPSLGEPEVVLELGKSLYMAGQEDESQQLLSALIESDDAAPSLKQLASDFLDEPVSTTSRAKAKDLNKVALENYAKKDYLAAVEAFKEALEYSPRHPGLNLNLVQSLLRQMENVSKSKAIVHECIKALKRVEHISAGHKQHKRYEGLKNLVGQYEAKL, from the coding sequence TTGGTTGATAGTTCGTTTCTAGCGGGGAAAAACACCCAAAAATCCCCTTACGCTAAAATGCGTGCTTTGGTTGCCGATGAGTTTGAAAACTCGCGTCAGTCAATTCGCAAGATGCTTGTTGCACTCGGTTTGGAGCAAGTCGATGTCATTTCGACGGGCAAAGGCGTTATCGATTCATGTCGCTCAAAAAAATACGATCTTATATTGTGTGATTTTCGGCTAGGTGGCAGTAAGAATGGCCAACAAGTCTTTGAAGAGTTGCGTGATTCAAAATTGCTAAAAAGTGATGCTATCTTCGTCATAATTTCAGCCGAAACCAGTCGTGATGTAGTAATGGGGATCATGGAATCGCAACCCGATGAATACCTAGGGAAGCCTTTTACTCAAGGCGTGCTTGAGAAACGCCTGCAAAGGCTTTTCAATCAGACTAAGGCCCTTTCCAAAATGAAAGTTTTCTTAGCGAACAATGATTATGAGAAGCTAGTGCCATTGTGCAAAGAGCATGTATCAGAAGAGGGAAGATATTCACCGTGGTGTAAAAAAGCCCTCATTGACGCTTATTTGGGGTTAGAGCGATGGCAGGAGCTTGAGGTGTTATGTAAAAGTGAGTTAGAAGTTCGTGATTATGATTGGGCTTGGCTTGGTCTTGCGAAACTGGCTATTGCAAGGAAGCAGTGGGATGAGGCAATCAAACACCTTGAGCACGTATTAAAGTTGTTCCCGCAAGCTATAGCAGGGTATGACTTGCTGGCAGAATGTTTCAAAGAAAAAGGCAAGTTGCCAGAAGCTCAAAAAGTGCTGGAAGATGCTTTAAGTATTTCTCCCAGAATACATAAACGCCAACGAGATATGGCGGTTGTGAGTATGGAAAATGGCGATGTTCAATCTGCGTTGAAGGCTAGTCAACATACTTTAAAGCTCGCGGTTAACTCGATACACGAAAACCCAGATGACTATATTAGGTTGGCAGATGCGCTCACTGAAAGTGTTCAGTCCACCGATAATGCTAGTGAAAGAAAACGGTTCAGTAATGAAGCTTTGTCTACTTTAGGTCAAGTATCCAAACGCTACACTGCTGATGATAAAGTGCGTCTGCGTAAGACATTGGCTGAAAGTCGTTTGTATGCATCTCAAGGTAATGTAGTCCTAAGAGATAAATGTTTGCAAAATGCCAGTGAGCAAATGAAGGAAAATCCTAGCTTAGGTGAGCCTGAAGTGGTGCTGGAGTTGGGTAAGTCGTTATATATGGCTGGGCAGGAAGATGAGTCTCAACAGCTACTATCCGCGTTGATAGAGTCGGACGATGCCGCCCCGTCGTTAAAACAGCTTGCTTCTGATTTCTTGGATGAGCCAGTATCGACGACCAGTCGAGCAAAAGCTAAAGACCTCAATAAGGTGGCGTTGGAAAACTATGCTAAGAAGGACTACCTCGCAGCGGTAGAGGCGTTTAAAGAGGCGTTAGAGTATTCGCCCCGACATCCGGGGTTAAACTTAAATTTGGTTCAAAGTTTGTTGAGACAAATGGAAAATGTTTCGAAAAGCAAAGCAATCGTTCATGAATGTATTAAAGCGCTAAAGCGAGTCGAGCATATTTCGGCTGGTCACAAGCAGCATAAACGTTATGAAGGCCTTAAGAATCTTGTAGGGCAATATGAGGCGAAGTTATGA
- a CDS encoding sensor histidine kinase encodes MKKIDISTILASAIHESKNQVGTLLYQLQSIKDVVSSDSGKQQVEKLEEGLKQLNDEWVEYLYLYKLASEGYELHCDFCSLDEFLDDQVFALTQSANAKKLELSYSTDDDLVAAFDERLLTAVVSTGVYNALRFAQSKIQISAQLSNGFLEIAIEDDGKGFDHKDLQEDELLFEANTGLGLYFAELSAKAHVKSEKEGYIEKGSSTYLGGAKLSIFLPQ; translated from the coding sequence ATGAAAAAGATAGATATCAGCACCATTTTGGCGAGCGCCATTCATGAAAGCAAAAACCAAGTTGGCACACTACTCTATCAGCTTCAAAGTATAAAAGACGTCGTAAGCTCGGACTCAGGCAAACAGCAAGTTGAAAAACTGGAAGAAGGTCTAAAACAGCTCAATGACGAATGGGTCGAATATTTATATCTTTACAAGCTTGCTTCTGAGGGGTATGAACTACATTGCGATTTCTGCTCTTTAGATGAGTTTCTTGACGATCAGGTCTTCGCGCTAACCCAGTCTGCCAACGCCAAAAAGCTTGAACTCTCCTATAGCACAGACGACGACCTTGTCGCTGCATTTGACGAACGATTGCTCACAGCTGTTGTAAGTACGGGTGTATACAACGCATTAAGGTTTGCTCAGAGTAAAATCCAGATTTCGGCGCAATTAAGTAACGGCTTTTTAGAAATTGCGATTGAAGATGATGGAAAAGGATTCGATCATAAAGACCTGCAAGAAGACGAGTTATTATTCGAAGCAAATACTGGCCTAGGCCTCTATTTTGCCGAATTATCCGCTAAAGCTCACGTTAAGTCAGAGAAAGAAGGCTACATCGAAAAAGGTAGCTCAACGTATTTAGGCGGTGCTAAATTGTCAATTTTCTTACCTCAATAG
- a CDS encoding pilin — MRNTPYRTQKGFTLIELMVVIAIIAILASATAPSLQRHITKAKLVEIETYGGQLQSAVDEYQIHKTSFPTKAILNQYVTNSSSDLLNSYSVSDINGISGTITLSLNNNLSINTGSYIKLTKSAAGQWNCTSNLDATITPSYCVSATSVDEE, encoded by the coding sequence ATGAGAAATACCCCTTATCGCACTCAAAAAGGCTTCACACTCATCGAACTTATGGTGGTGATTGCCATCATAGCAATACTGGCTTCAGCAACTGCACCATCTCTACAACGCCACATAACGAAAGCAAAATTAGTCGAAATAGAAACGTACGGAGGACAACTACAGTCTGCGGTCGACGAATATCAGATCCATAAAACCTCATTTCCTACCAAAGCCATTCTCAATCAGTACGTAACAAATAGCTCATCTGATCTGTTAAATTCATATTCGGTAAGCGATATCAATGGAATATCAGGGACAATTACCCTCTCTTTGAACAACAACCTAAGCATCAATACAGGCAGTTATATTAAGCTTACGAAAAGTGCCGCTGGGCAATGGAACTGTACGAGTAACTTAGACGCCACAATCACACCAAGTTACTGCGTATCCGCCACTTCAGTTGACGAGGAGTAA
- the coaE gene encoding dephospho-CoA kinase (Dephospho-CoA kinase (CoaE) performs the final step in coenzyme A biosynthesis.), which produces MTPPIIGLTGGIGSGKSTIALEFNKLGIETVDADDVAREVVSANSPTLQLIQDHFGSDIIDEQGGLNRTKLRDIIFSNNDERLWLESITHPAIRALIQQKLAAVGSIYAVLVHPLLFEKGQESLCDAVISISVPGAIQVERVTKRDNQTVAQVRKIMDVQYSQSDRDAKADYIIKNTGKTGALGDKVKHVHIKILETLHEQ; this is translated from the coding sequence ATGACTCCTCCTATTATTGGCCTTACTGGCGGTATCGGTTCGGGAAAAAGCACCATTGCATTAGAGTTTAATAAGCTGGGAATAGAGACCGTAGATGCTGACGATGTCGCGCGTGAAGTCGTGTCAGCAAATTCGCCAACCTTACAACTAATACAAGATCACTTTGGCTCCGACATCATCGACGAACAAGGCGGTTTAAATCGAACAAAGCTAAGAGATATTATTTTTTCAAACAATGATGAACGACTCTGGCTAGAGTCCATCACACATCCGGCGATAAGAGCACTTATTCAACAAAAATTAGCGGCAGTAGGCTCGATTTATGCAGTTCTAGTCCACCCTCTTTTATTTGAGAAAGGACAAGAATCACTCTGCGATGCTGTTATTTCGATCAGTGTTCCAGGGGCTATTCAAGTTGAACGAGTAACTAAACGTGACAATCAAACCGTTGCACAAGTTCGAAAAATAATGGATGTTCAGTATTCGCAATCTGACAGGGACGCAAAAGCAGACTACATTATTAAAAATACTGGAAAAACAGGAGCCTTGGGTGATAAAGTGAAACATGTACATATAAAAATTCTAGAGACCTTACATGAGCAGTAG